The following proteins are co-located in the Cetobacterium ceti genome:
- a CDS encoding phage tail protein I has product MKDIYEITLKELAPNSRLRTKQDLLFYEVIDEAIKKLILKEIHNLILLDNIDNLKENIVDLLAYELHVDFYDYSAILKEKQHLVKTSILSHMKKGTLFSVQNILDIFFQEAKILEWFNYGGDPGKFKVEISDSKADYSQTKRITKMINSVKRTSQHLENLIFIKGDNSYLNYYGFSHSSGRKIDKYNPI; this is encoded by the coding sequence ATGAAAGATATTTATGAAATAACTTTAAAAGAATTAGCTCCAAATTCACGTTTAAGAACAAAACAAGATTTATTATTCTATGAAGTTATAGATGAAGCAATAAAAAAATTAATACTAAAAGAAATTCACAATTTAATTCTTTTAGATAATATTGATAACTTAAAAGAAAATATAGTCGATTTGTTAGCATATGAATTACATGTTGATTTTTATGATTATTCAGCTATTTTAAAAGAAAAGCAACATTTAGTAAAAACATCAATATTATCACATATGAAAAAAGGGACTTTATTTTCTGTTCAAAATATTTTAGATATTTTTTTTCAAGAAGCTAAAATTTTAGAGTGGTTTAATTATGGTGGAGATCCGGGGAAATTTAAAGTTGAAATTTCTGATTCTAAAGCTGATTATTCTCAAACAAAAAGAATAACAAAAATGATTAATTCGGTTAAAAGGACTAGTCAACATTTAGAAAATTTAATTTTTATAAAAGGAGATAATTCTTATTTGAATTATTATGGATTTTCACATAGCTCAGGAAGAAAAATTGATAAATATAATCCAATTTAG
- a CDS encoding baseplate J/gp47 family protein, which yields MNKIDDITFITSDPREILEEILKIYKEKTGIALPAADPRRLDYDTIAYYLSQIRASMNESIKQNFLRFATGPRLDLKGEIFGNRGERIPEGIARTTMRCMIQSAQNRDIVIPAGTRFVKDTYIFSSISEGIIKQGETKINIIVESSTSGYVPNYEVGEICDIIDAYDFYSSCTNITKVSGGTNTENDDDYRIRLREVPESFSTAGPYAAYEFWVKSSSGVVRDVHIESPNPCYIDIYIVGTNGANISEEIKQKILKNIEDKRPMGDRIQILDPAKINFSIDITYYISSENEGQATLIDKSIKNNINNYIKNVTSKIGSEVDYQELITICKNSGAKKAVIRQPAADIIVSKKQIAKCTSINIVSGGIS from the coding sequence ATGAATAAAATTGATGATATTACTTTTATAACATCAGATCCACGAGAAATATTAGAAGAAATATTAAAAATATATAAAGAAAAAACTGGAATTGCTCTTCCAGCAGCAGATCCACGTAGACTTGATTATGATACTATTGCATATTATCTTTCTCAAATAAGAGCATCAATGAACGAATCTATAAAACAAAATTTTTTAAGATTTGCAACAGGACCTAGATTAGATTTGAAAGGAGAAATTTTTGGGAATAGAGGAGAAAGAATACCGGAAGGAATTGCTAGGACAACGATGAGATGTATGATTCAGTCAGCACAAAATAGAGATATAGTAATTCCTGCAGGAACAAGATTTGTAAAAGATACATATATTTTTTCATCCATTTCAGAAGGAATAATAAAACAGGGCGAAACTAAAATAAATATTATAGTTGAATCTTCTACTTCTGGATATGTTCCAAATTATGAAGTAGGAGAAATTTGCGATATTATAGATGCTTATGATTTTTATAGTTCTTGCACTAATATAACAAAAGTTTCTGGTGGAACTAATACAGAAAATGATGATGATTACAGAATAAGATTAAGAGAAGTTCCTGAAAGTTTCTCTACAGCAGGGCCATATGCAGCTTATGAGTTCTGGGTTAAAAGTTCTTCCGGAGTTGTAAGAGATGTACATATAGAATCTCCGAATCCTTGTTATATAGATATTTATATAGTAGGTACAAATGGAGCTAATATTTCTGAAGAAATAAAGCAAAAGATATTAAAAAATATTGAAGATAAGAGACCAATGGGGGATCGTATTCAAATTTTAGATCCCGCTAAAATTAATTTTTCTATTGATATCACGTATTATATCTCTTCAGAAAATGAAGGACAAGCTACATTGATAGATAAATCTATAAAAAATAACATAAATAATTATATTAAAAATGTAACATCTAAAATAGGAAGTGAAGTAGATTATCAAGAATTAATAACTATTTGTAAAAATTCAGGAGCAAAGAAAGCAGTTATTAGACAGCCTGCTGCTGACATAATCGTCTCTAAAAAACAAATCGCTAAATGCACAAGTATTAATATCGTATCTGGAGGAATTTCATGA
- a CDS encoding phage tail protein, with translation MSYKSDLINEGKRIIYENLASNYSIFDNLGKIGVYGDISFRVNSNYILTPSSIKKTKGNQTYKHEGINSPDVTEFKKRNLRTISLPVKLIYDFVDIQTVLKKLERMVENGEIYPLIIGGEPLSENSFLLTSVDEEVTSTDAYGTTIVSSLTLNFEEYIDTVIRGSFISPKFLKQNDTYTSDNKIIREVNKNILKEVNKRLW, from the coding sequence TTGAGTTATAAAAGTGATTTAATCAACGAAGGAAAAAGAATAATATATGAAAATTTAGCTTCTAATTATTCCATTTTTGATAATCTAGGTAAAATTGGTGTTTATGGAGATATAAGCTTTAGAGTTAACAGCAACTATATTTTAACTCCTAGCTCAATAAAAAAAACAAAAGGAAATCAAACTTATAAGCATGAAGGTATAAATTCCCCAGATGTAACAGAATTTAAAAAAAGAAATTTAAGAACAATTTCCTTGCCAGTAAAATTAATTTATGATTTTGTTGATATTCAAACTGTTTTAAAAAAATTAGAAAGAATGGTTGAAAATGGAGAAATATATCCTCTTATAATCGGAGGAGAGCCTCTTTCTGAAAATTCGTTTCTTCTAACTTCAGTAGATGAAGAAGTCACAAGCACAGATGCTTATGGAACTACAATTGTATCTTCTTTAACTTTAAATTTCGAAGAATATATCGATACAGTAATAAGAGGAAGTTTTATATCTCCAAAATTTCTTAAACAAAATGATACATATACCTCTGATAATAAAATCATTCGTGAAGTTAATAAGAATATTTTGAAGGAGGTAAATAAAAGGCTATGGTAA
- a CDS encoding phage baseplate assembly protein V, giving the protein MGLARIEFGEITTINPIKSTAKVKLPELDGKTTGDLFVLVPLANEDKDFKVLAPGSLVVCLFMESTLERGFILGTFFNDKYKTPSGADKDKRILLYPGGAKIEIDKSAGVLNLDIVKTLNINVQNVNVTSTDVVFNAKNINLNGKVTTNDLKVNENLNVGGNTTTQGTTITNGGRVL; this is encoded by the coding sequence ATGGGATTAGCTAGGATTGAATTTGGAGAAATAACAACAATAAATCCTATTAAGTCAACTGCAAAGGTTAAATTACCAGAACTTGATGGAAAGACAACAGGAGATTTATTTGTATTAGTTCCTTTAGCAAATGAAGATAAAGATTTTAAGGTTTTGGCACCAGGAAGTTTGGTTGTTTGTCTATTTATGGAAAGCACTTTGGAAAGAGGATTTATCCTTGGTACTTTTTTTAATGACAAATATAAAACACCTTCAGGAGCAGATAAAGATAAAAGAATCTTACTATATCCTGGAGGAGCAAAAATTGAAATTGATAAAAGTGCAGGAGTTTTAAATTTAGACATAGTTAAAACTTTAAACATTAATGTTCAAAATGTTAATGTAACTTCTACTGATGTTGTTTTTAACGCAAAAAATATTAATTTAAACGGAAAAGTGACTACTAATGATTTAAAAGTTAATGAAAATCTAAATGTTGGTGGGAACACAACAACACAAGGAACAACTATAACTAACGGAGGGAGAGTTCTTTGA
- a CDS encoding phage late control D family protein, with protein sequence MGRIRRAYAAITYNGKDISLDLQEYLSALTITDNLSGKLDDVDIRLRNKNMLFLKPEWALKLKKRLDISLITEQWENQSEGKLQLKCGSFFIDDRDFNSNVVSIKGVSSPITNILDQKNSKHWENISLKVLAEEIAKKHKLNFQYLVKDEIKFNILDQDKETDLSFLNRIAEDEGISLKLTFNKIVLFDRETLEKTSPTRTINLLAGEISEDWRFRERTKDIYDKCEISYLNLTSGLKETEVYTAKGKKTTIDENKEEKILKINKKSSSGDIKKLAMKKLKQANKGEIQFEFSVVGDLKITAGTVFKLINAGIFNGKYMIERVVRTLAPFRADIEAYLIAREDDNNGIS encoded by the coding sequence ATGGGTAGAATAAGAAGAGCTTATGCAGCAATTACTTATAATGGAAAAGACATTTCTTTAGATTTACAAGAATATTTATCAGCTTTGACTATAACAGATAATTTAAGCGGAAAATTAGATGATGTTGATATCAGATTAAGAAATAAGAATATGTTGTTTTTAAAGCCTGAATGGGCTTTGAAGCTGAAGAAAAGATTAGATATATCTCTTATTACAGAACAATGGGAAAATCAATCAGAAGGAAAATTACAGTTGAAATGTGGTAGTTTTTTTATAGATGATCGTGATTTTAATTCAAATGTAGTTTCTATAAAAGGGGTTTCTTCTCCAATAACAAATATATTAGATCAAAAAAATAGTAAGCATTGGGAAAATATATCGTTAAAAGTTTTAGCAGAAGAAATTGCAAAGAAACACAAACTTAATTTTCAATATTTAGTAAAAGATGAAATAAAGTTTAATATATTAGATCAAGATAAAGAAACAGATTTAAGTTTTTTAAATAGAATAGCTGAAGATGAAGGAATAAGTTTAAAATTAACTTTCAATAAAATAGTACTTTTTGATAGAGAAACTTTAGAAAAAACATCACCTACAAGAACTATAAATTTACTTGCAGGTGAAATATCAGAAGATTGGAGATTTAGAGAAAGAACGAAAGATATTTATGACAAATGTGAAATAAGCTATCTTAATTTAACGTCGGGATTAAAAGAAACGGAAGTATATACAGCTAAAGGTAAAAAAACAACAATAGATGAAAATAAAGAAGAAAAAATTTTAAAAATAAATAAAAAAAGTTCCTCAGGAGATATTAAAAAATTAGCAATGAAAAAGTTGAAACAAGCAAATAAAGGTGAGATTCAATTTGAATTTTCAGTAGTAGGAGATTTAAAAATAACGGCAGGAACAGTTTTTAAATTGATAAATGCGGGGATATTCAATGGGAAATACATGATTGAAAGAGTTGTGAGAACATTGGCTCCATTTCGAGCAGATATAGAGGCATATTTAATAGCAAGAGAGGATGATAATAATGGGATTAGCTAG
- a CDS encoding tail protein X: MKELNIKVYETISGDTWDGIAHKVYGTVEMTEELRKANKEFIRIMVFSSRVLLKCPDVEAKAIGGLPPWVE; this comes from the coding sequence ATGAAAGAACTCAATATTAAGGTTTATGAGACCATCTCAGGGGACACCTGGGATGGAATCGCTCATAAAGTATATGGAACAGTAGAAATGACAGAAGAATTAAGAAAAGCAAATAAAGAATTTATTAGAATAATGGTTTTTTCTTCAAGAGTTTTACTTAAATGTCCTGATGTCGAAGCTAAAGCAATAGGAGGATTGCCTCCATGGGTAGAATAA
- a CDS encoding phage tail tape measure protein, producing the protein MKDKGLEIALKLKAQIEGSLGSKFKEVYSKINEVSNASQKLGEKAEALKKFEKSSEGLKKLGKEFGTAKLKAKELQDEINQAAIANEKIAKTYSEVSNQVKKLEGRKSTKKIAELELARKNLQKLQQQMDLSNKKTLELEKAHKKASAVVERLDKKIGSQKTSFNKYRMTLEKLKIPLKNYRQELKKTEYSIEQLALKQKLANKISKAKENIKGAGAKVLSTAKKGAFAVGATAVLGIGLSADSFISFEKQMRRVEAISGATKEQFNKLKNEAINLGSSTVFTAEQAAAGMEKFALAGFKVDQIIDVMPGVLKLTAASGEDLSSVADIISDNLIPFKMGAKDVDRFADVLANTMSRTNVNVGMLGESLKYVAGSASSLDLSLEATTAVLGLMGDQAIKSGQAGTNLKAAFSNIANPKVQKSLKAFGINVKNSKNQFVGLLPLLEQLEKKTSKMSGIDRLAFLKENFGEEGSLAIDKLLTTQKEFNGVVLTGSKAVAAMIKENENSKGTASRMADVMLQGAQGAQVLLSSSIDGLKIVIGELFFNPTMLKRMKKITEFISELGNVLRKNYNNNSLNKSLKKIFSWIHNLYVRLDLAIEPLKKLFKEMVPDGDILSVLGKFIKNFSDALVIATKIASRVIVILVKLGKILRSIINVMGADNILVFVGAFMAIGKAVGVLAAIRGKFVALGLVVNSVGGIIAGIKTLLLTLGGPVVWIGAAIALAGYLIYKNWDKIKPVLLVIWQNIKAIWELCKQWVNTAALVWNFLNPVKTLVELAKSFYSNWDSSLGLIENLKNGFFGFVDTLQAKLNGIIESFTSLGDKFVNIPIIRTIVNKFKADGSHKNGLDYVPYDGYIAELHKGERVLTAEENKGTLLSQFNSLNNSSDRKPENPAGEITIKIDMPININGNIDKESLETIKEQPRLIAKEIERILKELGIKHERTQY; encoded by the coding sequence ATGAAAGATAAAGGGCTTGAAATAGCTTTAAAGCTAAAAGCTCAAATCGAAGGTAGTTTAGGGAGCAAATTTAAAGAAGTATACAGTAAAATAAATGAAGTTTCCAATGCTTCACAAAAGCTAGGAGAAAAAGCAGAAGCATTAAAAAAATTTGAAAAGTCTTCTGAAGGGCTTAAAAAATTAGGAAAAGAATTTGGAACAGCAAAATTAAAAGCAAAAGAACTACAAGATGAAATAAACCAAGCTGCTATTGCTAATGAAAAAATAGCTAAAACTTATTCTGAAGTGTCAAATCAAGTTAAAAAACTTGAAGGAAGAAAAAGTACTAAAAAAATAGCTGAATTAGAATTGGCTAGGAAAAATCTTCAAAAATTACAACAACAGATGGATTTATCAAATAAGAAAACTTTAGAGTTAGAGAAAGCTCATAAAAAAGCTTCTGCAGTAGTAGAACGTTTAGATAAAAAAATAGGTAGCCAAAAAACTTCATTTAATAAATATCGTATGACTCTTGAAAAATTAAAAATTCCTTTAAAAAACTATAGACAAGAGCTTAAAAAAACAGAATACAGTATAGAACAATTAGCATTAAAACAAAAATTAGCAAATAAAATATCTAAAGCTAAAGAAAATATAAAAGGAGCAGGGGCTAAAGTACTTTCAACTGCAAAAAAAGGAGCTTTTGCAGTAGGAGCAACAGCAGTATTAGGAATAGGATTATCTGCAGATTCATTTATTTCTTTTGAAAAGCAAATGAGAAGAGTTGAGGCTATATCAGGAGCAACAAAAGAGCAATTTAATAAATTGAAAAATGAAGCTATAAATTTAGGGAGTAGTACTGTTTTTACAGCGGAACAAGCAGCTGCAGGAATGGAAAAGTTTGCTTTAGCTGGGTTTAAAGTCGATCAAATAATAGATGTGATGCCTGGTGTCTTAAAATTAACTGCAGCAAGTGGCGAAGATTTATCATCTGTTGCAGATATAATTTCAGACAATCTAATTCCTTTTAAAATGGGAGCAAAAGACGTTGACAGATTTGCTGATGTATTGGCAAATACAATGTCTAGAACAAATGTTAATGTTGGAATGCTAGGCGAATCTCTTAAATATGTTGCAGGTTCTGCAAGTTCTTTAGATTTATCATTAGAAGCTACTACAGCTGTTTTAGGACTAATGGGAGATCAAGCTATTAAATCTGGGCAAGCTGGAACAAATTTAAAAGCAGCATTTAGTAATATTGCAAATCCGAAGGTTCAAAAGAGCTTAAAAGCTTTTGGAATCAATGTAAAAAATAGCAAAAATCAATTTGTAGGTTTATTACCATTGTTAGAGCAACTAGAAAAGAAAACTTCAAAAATGTCAGGAATAGATAGATTGGCTTTTTTAAAAGAAAATTTTGGAGAAGAAGGATCTTTAGCAATAGACAAGCTGTTAACTACACAAAAAGAATTTAACGGTGTTGTTTTAACAGGCTCTAAAGCGGTAGCTGCAATGATTAAAGAAAATGAAAATTCAAAAGGAACTGCGTCTAGAATGGCAGATGTAATGCTCCAAGGAGCTCAAGGAGCTCAGGTACTATTAAGTAGCTCTATAGATGGATTAAAAATTGTTATTGGAGAATTATTTTTCAATCCAACAATGTTAAAACGGATGAAAAAAATAACTGAATTTATTTCTGAACTTGGTAATGTTTTGAGAAAAAATTATAACAACAACAGTTTAAATAAATCTTTAAAAAAAATATTTTCATGGATACATAATTTATATGTACGGTTAGATCTTGCTATAGAACCATTAAAAAAATTATTTAAAGAAATGGTTCCGGATGGTGATATTTTAAGTGTTTTAGGAAAATTTATAAAAAATTTTTCTGATGCTTTAGTTATAGCTACAAAAATTGCTAGTCGAGTTATAGTGATTTTAGTAAAACTTGGAAAAATTTTACGTTCGATTATTAATGTAATGGGAGCAGACAATATTCTTGTTTTTGTAGGAGCTTTTATGGCAATTGGAAAGGCTGTAGGGGTACTTGCAGCAATAAGAGGTAAATTTGTCGCTTTAGGACTTGTAGTTAATTCAGTAGGAGGAATTATAGCAGGAATAAAAACATTGTTGTTAACACTGGGAGGTCCTGTTGTTTGGATAGGAGCTGCAATAGCATTAGCGGGATATTTAATTTATAAAAATTGGGATAAAATAAAACCTGTTCTTTTAGTTATTTGGCAAAATATAAAAGCTATTTGGGAATTATGCAAACAATGGGTTAATACCGCTGCTTTAGTATGGAATTTCTTAAATCCTGTGAAAACTCTTGTAGAACTAGCTAAGTCATTTTATTCTAATTGGGATAGTTCTTTAGGCCTGATAGAAAATTTAAAAAATGGCTTCTTTGGGTTTGTAGATACTCTACAAGCTAAATTAAATGGAATAATTGAAAGTTTTACAAGTTTAGGAGATAAATTTGTAAATATACCTATTATAAGAACGATTGTAAACAAATTTAAGGCAGATGGTAGTCATAAAAATGGTTTAGATTATGTTCCTTACGATGGATACATAGCAGAATTACATAAAGGAGAGCGAGTTTTAACAGCTGAAGAAAATAAAGGAACTTTATTATCACAGTTTAATTCATTAAATAACTCTTCAGATAGAAAACCTGAAAATCCTGCTGGTGAAATAACAATTAAAATAGATATGCCTATTAATATAAATGGAAATATTGATAAAGAAAGTCTAGAGACAATTAAAGAGCAGCCACGGTTAATAGCAAAGGAAATTGAAAGAATCTTAAAGGAGTTAGGAATTAAGCATGAAAGAACTCAATATTAA
- a CDS encoding phage major tail tube protein — MNLPGVINNCIIRKNGDVIVGAGSCTLPEITKKTETLTGAGLGGDIEIPIEGQLENMTANIKFSNICEGMMLEDGKVMEINIKAALQEVDTESHETGIIKRMSSSIKGRVKSLKPGDVAPGSKAEAEIEMSVTYYKLEIDGKELYEIDKLNNVCRINGKDIADAVRSALDL; from the coding sequence ATGAATTTACCAGGAGTTATTAACAACTGTATTATAAGAAAAAATGGGGATGTAATAGTAGGTGCAGGAAGTTGTACTCTACCAGAAATAACCAAAAAAACAGAAACTTTGACAGGTGCAGGACTTGGAGGGGATATTGAAATTCCAATTGAAGGGCAGCTTGAAAACATGACAGCTAATATAAAGTTTTCAAATATTTGTGAAGGGATGATGCTTGAAGATGGAAAAGTAATGGAAATAAATATAAAAGCTGCATTACAGGAAGTTGATACTGAATCTCACGAAACGGGAATAATAAAAAGAATGTCATCTTCAATTAAAGGACGTGTTAAAAGCCTAAAGCCTGGTGATGTCGCCCCAGGTTCTAAAGCTGAAGCGGAAATAGAAATGTCTGTAACTTATTATAAGTTGGAAATAGATGGAAAAGAATTATATGAAATAGACAAGCTCAATAATGTTTGTAGAATAAATGGAAAAGATATTGCAGATGCAGTTAGAAGTGCATTGGATCTATAG
- a CDS encoding phage tail sheath family protein codes for MFQHGSYSKEVATSIRGIVTAKNPIVVVGTAPINMGDLTNVNKAQLITSAEEAMKYFGGTGDISFTISEVLDACLNLYNVKPIVAINVLDPTRHKTQASESNLATVQQKVTLEKKGIILSTLKVKIASQSEALPAERYHAYFETSGLVTIEIIGEGIPRVDVEYEYLDPTKVNKLDIVGGIDPNTLTRKGFECIDEVFNKYNMIPGVLIAPGYSHEPEVKAIIESKACSINSKFGAMGIIDIPETVNYGDAILKKKELNIIDEDLILCFGKGKLGDKIYHLSTLTAGLMSNIDANNDGVPFESPSNKNLKVNALVIKNSENYEEILLDEEQQANLLNENGMVTGIRRSNGFVLWGNRTAIYQPGGSTDPKDIWIPSKRMFKFIANTLILNTAQDIDRPMNYSRAELIQNSINTFLAGLVSAQKLLGGRIEFLREENSLGDMLEGKFKWHIYLGAVLPGESLHFILEYDPSYQEVFVEKLAS; via the coding sequence ATGTTTCAACACGGAAGTTATTCTAAAGAAGTTGCTACAAGTATAAGAGGAATAGTAACTGCTAAAAATCCTATAGTTGTAGTTGGAACAGCTCCAATTAATATGGGAGACTTAACAAATGTAAATAAAGCTCAATTAATAACATCAGCTGAAGAAGCAATGAAATATTTTGGTGGAACAGGAGATATAAGTTTTACAATATCTGAAGTTTTAGATGCTTGTTTGAATTTGTATAATGTAAAACCAATTGTTGCTATAAATGTTTTAGACCCAACAAGACATAAAACACAAGCATCTGAGAGTAATTTGGCAACAGTTCAACAAAAAGTAACATTAGAAAAAAAAGGGATAATTCTTTCAACTTTAAAGGTCAAAATAGCAAGCCAATCTGAAGCTTTACCCGCTGAACGATACCACGCTTATTTTGAAACAAGTGGATTAGTAACAATTGAAATAATCGGGGAAGGAATCCCTAGAGTAGATGTTGAATATGAATACTTAGATCCGACAAAAGTAAATAAACTTGATATAGTTGGAGGAATAGATCCAAATACATTGACCAGAAAAGGTTTTGAATGTATTGATGAGGTTTTTAATAAATATAATATGATCCCAGGAGTATTGATAGCACCAGGCTATTCTCACGAACCAGAAGTTAAAGCAATAATAGAGAGTAAAGCCTGTTCAATAAATAGTAAATTTGGAGCAATGGGGATTATAGACATACCTGAAACTGTAAATTATGGCGATGCAATATTAAAGAAAAAAGAATTGAATATTATTGATGAAGATTTAATCCTTTGTTTTGGAAAAGGAAAGTTAGGAGACAAGATTTATCATCTTTCTACTTTAACTGCGGGCTTAATGAGTAATATCGATGCTAATAATGATGGAGTTCCATTTGAATCTCCATCAAATAAAAATTTAAAAGTAAATGCACTCGTAATAAAAAATTCTGAAAATTATGAGGAAATTTTACTAGATGAAGAGCAACAAGCAAACCTTTTAAATGAAAATGGAATGGTAACAGGAATTAGAAGAAGTAATGGATTTGTATTATGGGGAAATAGGACAGCAATTTATCAGCCTGGAGGAAGTACAGACCCTAAAGATATTTGGATTCCTTCAAAAAGAATGTTTAAATTTATCGCAAATACATTGATATTAAATACAGCTCAAGACATAGACAGACCAATGAATTATTCAAGAGCTGAATTAATACAAAATTCAATAAATACATTTTTAGCAGGCTTAGTAAGTGCACAAAAGCTTCTAGGAGGAAGAATAGAGTTTTTAAGAGAAGAAAATTCTTTAGGAGATATGTTAGAAGGGAAATTTAAGTGGCATATTTATCTCGGAGCAGTATTGCCAGGGGAATCTTTACATTTTATTTTAGAATACGATCCTAGTTATCAAGAAGTATTTGTAGAAAAATTAGCATCATAG
- a CDS encoding phage tail protein has protein sequence MNFEIDNKEVKQALILLKAANKNINKIFTRSLNRTAQMAKTKQNKLIRQGYNVPAQIVREKIKLEKAKPGKLEAIVLNSSKRLSLDSFKVNKIKPDHYKEKIKVSVKKGSPKVLDGGFWAFFKSKHNNLGLYSRSGLGRDTLEKIYGPSAYQMGTNSEIIEELEEEVKENFNKRFEHEFLRELGIK, from the coding sequence ATGAATTTTGAAATAGATAATAAAGAAGTTAAGCAAGCTTTGATATTATTAAAAGCTGCTAATAAAAATATAAATAAAATTTTTACTAGAAGCTTAAATAGAACAGCCCAAATGGCAAAAACAAAACAAAATAAATTGATAAGGCAGGGATATAATGTCCCTGCTCAAATTGTAAGAGAGAAAATAAAGTTAGAAAAAGCAAAACCAGGAAAACTGGAAGCTATTGTTTTAAATTCCTCAAAAAGACTGTCACTAGATAGTTTTAAAGTGAATAAAATAAAACCAGATCATTATAAAGAAAAAATAAAAGTAAGTGTAAAAAAAGGAAGCCCTAAAGTTTTAGATGGAGGATTTTGGGCCTTTTTTAAAAGTAAGCATAATAATCTAGGATTATATTCTAGATCTGGATTAGGAAGAGATACTTTAGAAAAAATATATGGTCCTTCAGCATATCAGATGGGGACAAATTCAGAAATAATAGAAGAATTAGAAGAAGAAGTAAAAGAAAACTTTAATAAGAGATTTGAACATGAATTTTTAAGGGAGTTGGGAATAAAGTGA
- a CDS encoding DUF7210 family protein has product MKVKALINIRHNEILYKTGEEFEIEKKDYLNIKNYVDVIEEEQLVNQEEVADEFSNMKKEELIEFITASTGEDSKTLGKLKIDQLRTKAREIE; this is encoded by the coding sequence TTGAAAGTAAAAGCATTAATTAATATTAGACACAATGAAATTTTATATAAAACTGGAGAAGAGTTTGAAATAGAAAAAAAAGATTACTTAAATATAAAAAATTATGTTGATGTAATTGAAGAAGAGCAACTTGTTAACCAGGAGGAAGTAGCTGATGAGTTTTCAAATATGAAAAAAGAAGAATTAATTGAATTTATAACAGCTTCTACAGGAGAAGATTCTAAAACACTAGGGAAATTAAAGATTGATCAATTAAGAACTAAAGCTAGAGAGATTGAATAA